From the genome of Desulfobaculum xiamenense, one region includes:
- a CDS encoding DVU_1555 family C-GCAxxG-C-C protein translates to MMMDDPGLRILQLAGAGYCCSQIIVKLFLDDLGRDNPDLVRAAQGLCHGLGECSGTCGILTGGACALGLYAGRGTDGELTDERLPLLLESYVEWFRATATARHGGITCGDITGGDCSAPNPSRCGVLLADAHAALCGILANAGFDITTGRGDDDAF, encoded by the coding sequence ATGATGATGGATGATCCCGGTCTGCGCATTCTGCAACTGGCCGGTGCCGGATACTGCTGTAGCCAGATCATCGTGAAACTCTTCCTCGACGATCTGGGCCGCGACAACCCGGACCTCGTGCGCGCCGCGCAGGGCCTGTGCCACGGCCTTGGCGAATGTTCCGGAACCTGCGGCATCCTCACCGGCGGTGCCTGCGCACTTGGCCTGTACGCCGGACGCGGCACGGACGGCGAACTCACCGACGAGCGCCTACCGCTGCTCCTCGAATCCTATGTGGAATGGTTCAGGGCCACGGCCACGGCCCGCCACGGCGGCATCACCTGCGGCGACATCACGGGTGGCGACTGCTCCGCGCCCAATCCCTCGCGCTGCGGAGTGCTCCTCGCCGATGCCCACGCCGCGCTGTGCGGCATCCTTGCCAACGCTGGCTTCGACATCACCACAGGGCGGGGGGACGATGACGCCTTCTGA